The Solanum dulcamara chromosome 6, daSolDulc1.2, whole genome shotgun sequence genome contains the following window.
GTGAAGACAATAATAATCTTAGGAGTCATTTGGTTGGAAACAAGTTATCCCATGATTAATTATCTTGGGATTAGCTATTTTGGAATAACTTATCTCATCATGTGTATGGGACtacataacttatcccatcactaTAGTATAAATATTGGAATAAGTTATCTCAAACGTGACAACCAaacaaaataccaaaattttaTTCCAGAACTATTTTTTTATctcaaaactatttttttttattcctcAACCCAAACGACGCCTTAGAATGTTACTTATGATTTTCTCTACTCCCTCTTGAAAAGGTgatcattttctttctttctttcttttgctatttattaattttgtatattttattttgtgcatTATAAACAGACTAGAGTATCTGGAGTGATGACCAATGCACCATTCATGCTAAATGTGGATTGTGACATGTACGCAAATAACCCACAAGTTGTTCTACATGCCATGTGTTATTTTTTTGGTGCTAAGGATGAAAAAGACTGCGGATTTGTTCAATTTCCACAATTCTTCTACGATGGATTGAAAGAAGATCCTTATGGAAATCAATTAAAAGTGTTACACGAGGTAAATTCTAATTTGTTATAGCATGCATACACAATATGCATTCATTCAAACAATAAAAACATGaatcatttatttattaattagatTATAAGACTAAACTTTCATGGGTCATTATATGTAAACTTTCATGGGTCATTATATGTTTTCTTcattattcaattttttcattttttttatatttatcttcTGCTAATTATAGTATTTGGGAAGAGGAATTTGTGGTATTCAAGGGCCATTTTATCAAGGAACAGGATGTTTCCACAGACGAAAAGTTATATATGGCTTGTCACCACATGAAAAAATAACTGCTGGTATGCAAactaacttcttcttttttaaatattatccgCTCTACTTTATGTGACACAATTTGGAGAGTCAAATACAAAAAACATTATCGGGAATTTTTGaaatacattttaaataatttaatttgtcaactattataacttataagattttcttatttagtttttcagtatataaattttcaaacgagtgtatttgaaaaaaatggaAATATTACTCTTTATGTCCAGTGGGAGAAAatatttcccaaaaaaaaaacattgttTAACATTATACCCGATTTAGCTTATATTtgtgtataaatatttttatataagattgacacattatatatgtataatactTTCCGACaggtataatattttatattaaactatgcggattaataatttatattgaatggtatattttttaaaatttcacaaACGTGTAACAAGATAAAATGCTGCTTAATTTAATAAGACATgtttcataattataattagGAGAATTGAAGGATGAGTATATACAGAAAACTTATGGAAAGTCAGAGAAGTTATCAACATCAGTTGCTAAGACACTCTCAGGAGGATCAAATATTATTGAGCAATTTAATTCTGATTCTCCCTCAAGTTCCATTGAGATTGCACATCAAGTTGGAAGCTGTGGATTTGAATTTGGCACTGCCTGGGGTCAAAAGGTAATTAATGATTCATTTTAAGTGAGTGTTTAACTAATCGTAACAAATGAATtagtaatttgaaaaataagacAGATAATCTGCTACATGttattatctttattttatatttgtggtaatatttttctttcacacGCCTTCTAAGAatcacaaataataataataaaattactgAAATTTATCATTAACTCTTTTCTaaataatcaaatattatttaatttactcttaaaaataattaattgatatatattttggagTCCCACATTGGTTATACGAGGAAAAAATGGTCTCTTTAGTATCAGGCAATTCTTACTTAATAAACAAGTTTGGAGTTGAGTTAAACTCAACATTCTTTTATTATCAGGTGATTTACAAGAATGATCTTGAAGACGGATGGTCTTAAACTTTTGACCCATTTTCAATATCATTAGAAGTATATGATTTGAACAACTCTCAATTCATGTATACAAGTCAAATTCATAtacattttatgaaaaaaatgataaaacaaGTTTTGACTGAATTGTTTTAGCTTTCGTTTGACTAttgattttgaagttgaaatttaaaaatttgaatttttaagttgtgatttttgaaatttgaaattatgtttGGACATACAATTTAGTTGAAATGTTGTTAGTGGAAATCTCAAAACTCCAAAAACTGATCTGAACTTATTTTtgcaaaattgaaaaatatttgaatatcagATTTTGAAAATCTAATCATACTTGGCTAGCTTAGTATACAATTTCTCATTTGGGTCAAAATTTGTCAGATGGGCTGGCTATATGGTACTGCAACAGAAGATATCCTAACTGGACTCTTTATCCAATCAAGAGGCTGGAGATCCGCTTACTGCTTACCCGACCCGCCTGCCTTTCTTGGATGTGCACCTTCAGGTGGGCCTGCCTCAATGATCCAACAGAAGAGATGGTCTACTGGGCTCTTTGAAATTCTCTTCCACAGTAAAAGCCCACTTATCGGAACCCTTTTTGGGAGGCTTCAATTGAGACAATGCATGGCTTATTTGTATGTCCAACTATGGCCCTTGAGATccatttttgaagtttgttaTGCTATTCTGCCTGCATATTGCCTCATCACCAACTCCCACTTTTTACCCAAGGTGAGAATATTGGTACATATGTTTTTAGAAACTCATAGACGTTGAAAATGGATGGTCTTGAACTTTTGAACCTTGTTGCATGTGCAAATAGTTAAGTTCAAAAGTCATAACTTATTAAAATTGAAGTTTTTCCTATAGGGTAAGTAATGTCAAAAGTTCCAGACTATTCCCCTCTAACACCATTCTTATAAATCACCCCATATCTTGCACGATATTTTACACTACATAACATCCCAACAAAACTCACACTagaaaattgagtttttttacGGTGTATAGCCATTACCTAATAATAgctgataaatatatataatttttatattaacataattatacatatttataaataattaatatatgtttTTGTATATTTGGTTAGCGGCTGTACTTATTTTTGGTTTACTAGCCAAATGTGTTAAAAGccataaaaaataactttagttttttttctttagcTAGCATGTAGTGTATaactaatatataattattgtaTAATTTGTGTATAAATAAGGTGTACATGAttatacatatgctatatattGAGTATATACCAATGATGAGTCAATGACTACAAACTATTACAGTTAGGGGGgcaaaaactttttttatctGACTGACTAAAAATGTTAAGATCCCTATTTTTTatgcttttcttttttcaattctTTAGTATCTCAAAGTTATTCTCTACCAACTTCATTTTGCTACATATATATGCAGGCAAATGAATCAAGTATAGTTATACCAGCATTAATCTTTATCATCTACAATCTATATGTTTTATCTGAGTATGTTAGAGCAAATGAACCAATAATAGCATGGTTAAACAATCAAAGAATGTGGAGGGTTAATGCCATGACAGCATGGCTATTTGGAATTTTAAGCGCTACAATTAAATTACTTGGATTTTCTGAGACTGTATTTGAAATTACAAAAAAGGACCAAGATGACACAAATACTAATATTGGAAGGTTCACATTTGATGATTCCCCAATTTTTGTGCCTGGCCTTGCAATTCTCTTATTGAACCTTAGTGCCTTGGTCATTGGAGTGTTGGATTTTAAGAAAGGGAATGTTGAATGGGGACTAGGAGAAATTATATGCATAATGTGGattgtttttgtattttggacattcTTGAAGGGCTTGTTTGCTAAAGGAAAGTATGGGATTCCAACATCAACTATTCTCAAGTCAGGGGCATTGGCATTGTTGTTAGTCCATCTTTTCATATTAACAATAAATTGTAAGAAATTTAATTAACGGTTGTTTTGAAGAGCATCTTGTAATTGAATTTGAGTGTATCTTATGTAATTTAATTCTTTGTCTagtcaaatatttatttggttAAAATTATATTAGTGTAGTTGAGGATAGTAATTATATTTTGCAGTTCTCTGgcgaaaagaaaatagtaataatTACATGGTATGATTATCTAATAACTATGTTACACATGTAACTACACAGTAAACTACTACATTTACTCTCTTTAAAACACTTTTTGTACTaacattaatattattttgacTAATGACTTTTTCTTTGCTGTCTGTTGTCtggtataattaaaaattatacattttaatttttccaaaatacaTATAGCTATGTACTATGAGTCTGCTTGGATAGCCAATTAAAAGTAGCTAATATGTATTAAGTATTGAAAttgcttttaaaaataaatagctATGTGTTTGAATAAATGTGCAGAAGTTAATAAATACTACGCAATTAATGTGTTTGGTAAAAAGGTGTTGACGAACACTTTTTTGATTACAATGGCGaatattttcccaaaaaaacatacatttaaaattaatttatataaaaaggGACGAATAATAAACACTACTAAAAACAGAATTTAGCTAAAAACAAATTTGATAGCTTAACAATAAAATTTATTGTTAATCCTATTTAACAATAGATTATCATAAGAATGTGTTAGCTTTGAGTAGTTTAGCAATGGATTAAAGAGACCGAAGTAAGAGGTGCTTTGACAATTTCCTTTAGTAGAAAGCCTGATTGGCCGGAAGTTCAtagctaatttattttttatagtgaaaaactgtcacaacccaatcccgtaggccgtgacgggtgtccgaactggacactcgcgtatacccttGCTAGCTATAAGCAAACTTGTCCCCTATTTGAGTCACAGTATACAAATATACCAGATCACACCTCAGCCGGTACGACTACCACGACAGGGGAAAACGTCCcccaaaacataaaccatatcagCATAACTGTGCATACGTGCGTATACAATCCACATACatatctacatacctctaagagtacaatgataacataaggcgggacatagcccccgtcgtacccctgaataaacaaaacgAGTGTACAAATCAAGAGACCAGTACCacaactaggctccgatacaatggagctttttCCGAACTTGCTGGTaggagtcctaagctggtgggTCTCCAAAAcgtgcgtctgtacctgcgggcatgaatgcagccccccgaagaaaggaggttcagtacgacatatgtactgagtatgtaaagcataactaAAAACATATCGGAAATAAAAAGAGCCAGGGGGATAAATTCGTTACTTAAGAAAAAACTGTaactgtaccttgtgaatcataaaacatgcatgctcatattatacaatatagccggccccttcagggactcagtgaaacatatatctgtaggaccatcatagtgCCCGGCGtcatcatcaccttatcacattacatcacatcatcatatatatacacatacgttcctggccctctagtgaaggactcggtgagttgttcatgtcattgcattatcattttctcatatagcgtactcggccctttagtgagggactcggtggataatgcagtgaaatgCGCACGATTACGTTCCCGACCCGAGActtggtgaaagaagggttacagtatacacgagtagagtagtgagtaaccatatgtaatttaaaccatcattggagacttgttgaaataatcaaaatgaactatcgTTCGAAAATTAGgacaatagccataacaagtacctttggagtgtcattaCGGTTTACATCAAGGTAGCACTTTTGAAATCATCTACTTGTATCaaggcgtaataaaatatcttttgaaagtcaagaaaatggccatcttagTAACTTTGAGAATGGGgacttccttgggatcacatatacttcgtctattcgtttcataaagttcatgccaaaaaaaaaagatttactttacctacttactccttcccaaggtatagaaaaacttgagaagccatagttcaattattggaagagttctagcttaaaggagtgaatGAGAGTCATGCcttataccacaacataaattataccaacttaggatggtcGGACATTTTCACATGAATCGAGGAAAAAGGACATACGTTCTAGAAAATTAAAAACGTTGGTcatcctagtgtacttaagaataggagcttcttgtagactttgCACATTCTTTGTCCATTGGatttctatgggtcatgccaaaagaaggaatagaataagctttacatactctctactttccctcatagagtcattatatacaAATATCGTACCCGGTCCGTCATGAGCTAGGTATCAAACCTTCTCATTGCTTTACCATACCATCACATAACGTACCCGACCTATGATGGGACTCGTTGAGTAATCATAGCATTATAacatcatacttatgtcaaagacatttcaagagaaaagaagggtagctttaccaAACTctaccaaaaacatgccaagagaaagaagggcttcacatacctgtttaggaattaattgaaatccgtcttgtcttgatacctccttaacctatttgaaatgaaagtaatactaaggttaatagcttttcactttccaatatcccactctacaaccaagtactaataggagtcatttcctatccattaccctcgactagtttgttattaATTCTAAagctaccaaaaatcgggcagcatttcccctgtaacttcaatGTCCTCGAGATTTTgactcggccaaaatatcaacaaaaataccaaaaacaacaaccaacaacatatttacaagtaaatcacttcaacattgcacaatacaagctccaaacaactagcttcagaatacggtaccaaaatagagtttttaatctttatttcgcaaaatctttaaccataccaaatggaggatCGTGTGGCAGCAACCAGCagccacaccctttttaaaatactttaaatccctgcaataCGCAACCCCACTAGCTGCACCCatagcaccacaacgacaacacactacgcgacttcgatttagctactacgactttaatttagcttgtttttaacgtcaaacatccttgtaaaatttttccacttccagcgtcatttaatacatgtaatatacctcataaaatcatcataaactccagttcgAAAGAGAAActcttaccttgcccgaaactcgtcaacctcgtcgaaacttgcctcagaagttcctttagcgtgcCTAAAACTTTTTGGTTATTTGATAACGTTTTGTGCTggtccaaaccataaattttcattactaacaccttcataacatcgtggtgcaccttagataattaatttacagaacgaaatcggaagcttacctttttttttaccTCAAATCTGAAACTCTCTCTAGCTTGAGGGtttctctcctct
Protein-coding sequences here:
- the LOC129891917 gene encoding cellulose synthase-like protein H1 is translated as MAPRTPSSLPLYEVKYRKNIISKGIELFILFLLFSLMAYRFLTLKYHAFQWLLALICESWFTLIWILIVSTKWSQIEPKTYPLRLLERISEFPAVDIFVTTADPVLEPPLITINTVLSLLAVNYPANKLACYVSDDGASIVTYYSLVEASKFAKLWVPFCKKYNIVLRAPFRYFSVNSPPPQDSSQEFLQDWKRMKDEYKQLCEKIEDASTHRKEACDFTGDFAVFSNIETKNHPTIIKVIWENKEGVVDGLPHLVYISREKRPKHPHQFKAGAMNVLTRVSGVMTNAPFMLNVDCDMYANNPQVVLHAMCYFFGAKDEKDCGFVQFPQFFYDGLKEDPYGNQLKVLHEYLGRGICGIQGPFYQGTGCFHRRKVIYGLSPHEKITAGELKDEYIQKTYGKSEKLSTSVAKTLSGGSNIIEQFNSDSPSSSIEIAHQVGSCGFEFGTAWGQKMGWLYGTATEDILTGLFIQSRGWRSAYCLPDPPAFLGCAPSGGPASMIQQKRWSTGLFEILFHSKSPLIGTLFGRLQLRQCMAYLYVQLWPLRSIFEVCYAILPAYCLITNSHFLPKANESSIVIPALIFIIYNLYVLSEYVRANEPIIAWLNNQRMWRVNAMTAWLFGILSATIKLLGFSETVFEITKKDQDDTNTNIGRFTFDDSPIFVPGLAILLLNLSALVIGVLDFKKGNVEWGLGEIICIMWIVFVFWTFLKGLFAKGKYGIPTSTILKSGALALLLVHLFILTINCKKFN